One window of Candidatus Dadabacteria bacterium genomic DNA carries:
- a CDS encoding Panacea domain-containing protein — translation MAFSERKVAEMAAYFLLKTEKGIMPHLKLMKLLYLSDRECFRQHGFSMSEDKMVSMPYGPVLSETLNLINGVCQSTPNGWDSLISDKENHQVSVDPKVSVDDLLELSRAEIETMDSVWDKFGSMNQWDIVNYTHNHCPEWEDPEGSSRPIELDTLFKALGFSKIQAKALKEQIAEQEAIDRIFSGR, via the coding sequence ATGGCATTCAGCGAAAGGAAAGTGGCCGAGATGGCGGCCTACTTTCTCCTTAAAACCGAAAAGGGGATTATGCCCCACTTGAAGTTGATGAAACTTCTATACCTTTCAGACAGAGAATGTTTCCGGCAACACGGCTTCTCAATGTCAGAAGACAAGATGGTCTCAATGCCCTACGGTCCCGTTCTTTCCGAAACCCTGAACTTGATAAATGGTGTTTGTCAGTCAACTCCAAATGGATGGGACAGCCTGATTTCGGACAAAGAGAATCATCAAGTCTCAGTTGACCCTAAAGTAAGTGTTGATGACTTACTTGAACTCAGCAGAGCGGAGATTGAGACAATGGATTCAGTTTGGGACAAGTTTGGGAGTATGAACCAGTGGGATATCGTGAACTACACTCATAATCACTGCCCCGAATGGGAAGACCCCGAAGGCTCTTCCCGCCCGATTGAACTTGACACTCTTTTCAAGGCGCTCGGTTTCAGCAAGATTCAGGCAAAAGCGCTAAAAGAACAGATAGCGGAACAGGAAGCCATAGACAGGATTTTTTCCGGTAGGTAG
- the rsmH gene encoding 16S rRNA (cytosine(1402)-N(4))-methyltransferase RsmH — MKNASFSTDNACCHSPVMLDEVISHLRPERGGLERGGLFVDATVGTGGHSEAIMSSADAGARLVGLDADPDAARASAKRLEPFGDRVSIVNANFSDIENVLEKHGAKGADGIVADLGVSSRQIFAGGRGFSFRADEPLDMRMDTSLKTTAADIVNTAGAKELAAIFRGLGEERFAGAVASAIVKSREKEPVLTARALGLIVSDAIPKKFHPPRTHPATRTFQALRIKVNDEMGALKTFMEKAPALLNAGARLVVISFHSLEDRVVKRAFSFFSSDCVCPPGLPQCGCGKTKTLKVVTKKPVKPSGGEVERNPRARSARVRAAERV; from the coding sequence ATGAAAAACGCCTCATTTTCAACAGACAATGCGTGTTGCCACAGTCCGGTGATGCTTGATGAGGTGATATCCCACCTTCGCCCCGAACGGGGCGGCCTTGAACGGGGCGGTCTGTTTGTGGACGCGACCGTGGGAACGGGGGGGCATTCGGAGGCGATAATGTCGTCCGCGGACGCCGGGGCGCGGCTCGTCGGACTGGACGCCGACCCGGACGCCGCGCGCGCCTCGGCAAAGCGGCTTGAGCCTTTCGGCGACAGGGTTTCAATCGTCAACGCCAACTTCTCGGACATAGAAAATGTGCTTGAAAAACACGGCGCAAAAGGAGCGGACGGCATAGTGGCGGACCTCGGCGTGTCGTCCCGTCAAATCTTTGCGGGCGGAAGGGGCTTCAGTTTCCGCGCGGACGAGCCGCTTGACATGAGGATGGACACATCGCTCAAAACCACAGCGGCGGACATCGTTAACACGGCGGGCGCAAAGGAGCTTGCCGCGATATTCAGGGGCCTTGGCGAAGAAAGGTTCGCGGGCGCGGTTGCCTCCGCCATAGTGAAAAGCCGCGAAAAAGAGCCCGTGCTCACCGCCCGCGCCCTCGGTCTTATAGTTTCGGACGCGATTCCCAAAAAATTTCACCCGCCCCGCACACACCCCGCGACCAGAACTTTTCAGGCGCTCAGAATCAAGGTGAATGACGAGATGGGCGCGCTCAAAACATTTATGGAAAAAGCGCCGGCGCTTTTGAACGCCGGGGCGCGGCTGGTAGTCATCTCGTTCCATTCGCTTGAAGACAGGGTGGTAAAACGCGCTTTCAGTTTTTTCAGTTCGGATTGCGTCTGCCCGCCGGGGCTTCCACAGTGCGGGTGCGGAAAGACAAAGACGCTCAAGGTGGTTACGAAAAAACCCGTGAAACCGTCCGGGGGCGAGGTGGAACGAAACCCCCGGGCGCGGAGCGCCAGGGTGAGGGCGGCGGAGAGGGTTTAG
- a CDS encoding DNA methyltransferase has protein sequence MSNTSANFKNRTLFHGDNLDFLRAMNSQSVDLIATDPPFNKGRDFHATPDSLAKGASFQDRWSWKRDVHESWLDQINDDWPQVMEAIENSRKTYGDDMGAFLCFMAVRLIGMRRVLKDSGSIYLHCDPTASHYLKMVMDGIFGRKNFINEVIWHYESGGRAKNFLPKKHDVLFWYAKNHKKKVFNGDAISIPRNECSLCGQKLEKWNNLKKNVDKDGRVYRTIKSAGKEYRYYDDEPVLPSDVWLGINHLQQKDPERTGYPTQKPLALYERIIQASSQKGDMVLDPFCGCATTPIAAERLGRQWVGIDIWKTAHKQVIDRLTQEGLISPEGKKTGLFNKGQIHLIETPPERTDEGETDAPYMVTVKKVYEPEGSRMSRAQMVDFLIEQNGMKCQGCDRTFDDPRYLELDHNTPRADGGINHISNRILLCGPCNKVKSNTLTLSGLRRMNKKNGHMVM, from the coding sequence ATGAGTAATACATCAGCAAACTTCAAAAACCGAACACTCTTTCACGGCGACAATCTGGACTTCCTGCGGGCTATGAACTCGCAGTCCGTTGACCTGATAGCAACCGACCCGCCGTTTAACAAGGGGCGGGACTTTCACGCAACCCCTGACTCTCTCGCCAAGGGCGCGTCCTTCCAAGACCGCTGGTCATGGAAGCGCGATGTTCATGAATCTTGGCTGGATCAAATCAATGATGACTGGCCACAAGTCATGGAGGCAATTGAGAACTCAAGAAAAACCTATGGTGATGACATGGGGGCGTTCCTCTGCTTTATGGCGGTGCGTTTGATTGGTATGCGGCGGGTTTTGAAAGACAGTGGCTCGATTTATCTGCATTGCGACCCTACCGCTTCCCACTATCTCAAAATGGTCATGGACGGCATCTTTGGTAGAAAGAACTTCATCAATGAGGTTATATGGCATTACGAAAGCGGGGGCAGAGCGAAGAACTTTCTTCCCAAAAAGCATGATGTGTTGTTTTGGTATGCGAAAAATCACAAGAAAAAAGTCTTCAATGGTGACGCTATCTCCATTCCGAGAAATGAGTGTTCTCTGTGCGGTCAGAAATTGGAAAAATGGAACAATCTGAAAAAGAATGTGGATAAAGACGGAAGGGTCTACCGAACTATTAAGTCTGCAGGTAAGGAATACAGATATTACGATGATGAGCCTGTTTTGCCGTCCGATGTTTGGCTGGGTATCAATCATCTTCAACAAAAAGACCCGGAGCGCACTGGATACCCTACACAAAAGCCGCTCGCGCTTTATGAGCGAATCATTCAAGCTTCATCACAAAAGGGTGATATGGTGCTTGACCCGTTCTGCGGGTGTGCGACAACCCCGATTGCCGCCGAGCGGCTTGGTCGTCAATGGGTTGGCATAGACATTTGGAAGACCGCGCATAAGCAGGTTATTGATCGTCTGACGCAAGAGGGACTTATCTCGCCGGAAGGTAAAAAAACCGGCTTGTTCAACAAGGGGCAAATTCACCTAATTGAAACCCCGCCGGAACGTACTGACGAGGGAGAGACAGACGCGCCTTACATGGTCACAGTTAAGAAGGTCTACGAGCCAGAGGGATCGCGTATGAGCAGGGCGCAGATGGTTGATTTTCTTATAGAACAAAACGGCATGAAATGCCAAGGGTGTGACCGGACATTTGATGACCCGCGCTATTTGGAACTTGACCACAACACGCCCCGCGCCGATGGTGGTATCAATCACATCTCTAACCGGATTTTGCTTTGCGGACCTTGCAACAAAGTTAAGAGCAATACGCTAACCCTGAGCGGTCTGCGGCGTATGAACAAAAAGAATGGGCATATGGTTATGTAA
- the murJ gene encoding murein biosynthesis integral membrane protein MurJ, which produces MRETADPGKGALRDWRTVGGLTFASRVAGYGRDVAIAYFLGAGAQSDAFYVAFRIPNLLRRLFAEGMLSAAFIPVFTEKLKTGGPAGAREGFSAVFTALAAAAALTAALGLVFAPQITRLFASGFDAETFSLTTDLLRLVFPYLIFVSVAAVSMGALNSAGHFFAPAIAPLLFNIAFIAALVIFHGSWGDPAIAAGLGVLAGGALQSFINVPFLRLRGLSPGFVNIFKHSALLKTIGALMLPQLFGVAVYNINIIVNTQYASHMDRGTVSYLYFAERLTEFPLGIGAVAIATALLPRLSARAAEGDMDGFREHYGSLLRMTFFVTVPALAALIALAAPICSVLFERGEFTGSDALFSSQALVGYAAGLWAVAGMRVTAPAFFALKDTRTPARIAAVALLVNLALGYLLGFVFGLKHTGLALASSVSAAVNFLLLLSLLRGRVGEATGRGFGVWCVKVAAVSAGAGVMAKVVYEAASPAAPQEVALAAALAVAGAVFVAGAKGLGIEEMGKIAGMVRR; this is translated from the coding sequence GTGAGAGAGACGGCTGACCCCGGCAAGGGCGCGTTGAGGGACTGGAGAACGGTCGGCGGGCTGACTTTTGCGAGCAGGGTCGCCGGTTACGGCAGGGATGTTGCCATCGCCTATTTTTTAGGCGCGGGCGCGCAGAGCGATGCGTTTTATGTGGCGTTCCGCATACCCAACCTTCTCAGGCGGCTTTTCGCCGAGGGGATGCTGTCGGCGGCGTTCATTCCGGTTTTCACGGAAAAACTCAAAACCGGCGGCCCCGCCGGGGCGCGCGAGGGTTTTTCCGCCGTTTTTACCGCCCTTGCCGCCGCCGCCGCGCTGACCGCCGCGCTGGGGCTGGTCTTCGCCCCTCAAATCACGCGCCTTTTCGCTTCGGGTTTTGATGCGGAAACCTTCTCGCTCACAACCGATTTGCTGCGGCTGGTGTTTCCCTATCTGATATTTGTCTCCGTGGCCGCCGTTTCAATGGGCGCTCTCAATTCCGCCGGGCATTTTTTCGCCCCCGCAATCGCGCCTCTGCTGTTCAACATCGCGTTCATTGCGGCCCTTGTAATCTTTCACGGCAGTTGGGGCGACCCCGCAATTGCGGCGGGGCTGGGAGTGCTTGCGGGCGGCGCGTTGCAGAGTTTTATAAACGTGCCGTTTCTCCGCTTGCGCGGCCTCTCCCCCGGCTTTGTCAACATTTTCAAGCACTCCGCCCTGCTGAAAACAATCGGCGCCTTGATGTTGCCCCAGCTTTTCGGCGTGGCGGTTTACAACATCAACATCATTGTCAACACTCAATACGCCTCCCACATGGACAGGGGAACGGTGTCGTATCTGTATTTTGCGGAACGGCTGACGGAGTTCCCGCTGGGCATAGGCGCGGTCGCCATAGCCACCGCTTTGCTTCCCCGCCTGTCGGCGCGCGCGGCTGAGGGGGACATGGACGGTTTCAGGGAGCATTACGGCTCTTTGTTGAGGATGACGTTTTTTGTAACCGTCCCCGCGCTTGCCGCGCTTATTGCTCTTGCCGCTCCAATCTGCTCGGTTTTGTTTGAGAGGGGGGAGTTCACGGGTTCGGACGCGCTTTTTTCCTCCCAAGCCCTTGTGGGATACGCCGCAGGTCTGTGGGCGGTGGCGGGAATGAGGGTAACCGCGCCCGCATTTTTCGCCCTGAAGGACACAAGAACCCCCGCCCGCATAGCGGCGGTTGCGCTTTTGGTCAATCTCGCGCTCGGATATCTGCTCGGATTTGTGTTCGGGTTGAAGCACACGGGGCTTGCCCTTGCAAGTTCGGTGTCGGCGGCGGTTAACTTCCTGCTTCTTCTGAGCCTGTTGCGCGGCAGGGTGGGAGAGGCAACGGGGCGGGGGTTCGGGGTGTGGTGCGTAAAGGTTGCGGCGGTGTCAGCGGGAGCGGGGGTTATGGCAAAGGTTGTTTATGAGGCCGCCTCCCCCGCCGCGCCTCAGGAGGTTGCGCTTGCGGCGGCGCTTGCGGTTGCCGGGGCGGTGTTTGTTGCGGGGGCGAAGGGGTTGGGAATTGAGGAGATGGGGAAAATAGCGGGTATGGTCAGGAGGTAG